The following coding sequences are from one Halobaculum magnesiiphilum window:
- a CDS encoding sacsin N-terminal ATP-binding-like domain-containing protein, whose translation MAEQRAITNLQDIRETKLGTYANEPPLVSKDFKLEAADSADYSRRFVFELLQNADDEMPEDSDKPRKVRFELRGDSLLVANTGRPFDAADLDAITTLTQTTKGDEGDEATIGHKGRGFTSILDITSNPAIFSQNGGGLLAAEFDREKTRDVIEKKLRKEGVETDGEIDNVPLMSIPFPSEPGTRVSELLKTGYSTVFRLPLKDENQERIFETIESTFKEQVTRETVALLPKTDRVEFAVGNRQRVWEKTRRDWRGKTAASVIGIERRGDLDPDTPEEISEELISFAREYDVPDRSFAGIDSAILDDIGKLRLSVAFRLEDDDNTSPLISTSRNINLDGGSMTSQRWMRSPLKSSYHHVSDVLNVSVSPASARR comes from the coding sequence ATGGCAGAACAACGGGCTATCACTAATCTGCAGGATATACGAGAAACGAAGCTGGGAACGTATGCGAATGAACCGCCGTTGGTGAGTAAGGACTTCAAACTGGAGGCGGCGGACAGTGCAGACTATAGTCGACGGTTTGTGTTCGAACTCTTGCAGAATGCGGATGACGAGATGCCGGAAGACAGCGACAAGCCACGAAAGGTTCGATTCGAACTGCGCGGAGACAGTCTGCTTGTTGCCAACACTGGGCGGCCATTCGATGCTGCGGATCTGGATGCAATTACGACGCTCACCCAGACAACGAAAGGTGACGAAGGTGATGAAGCCACTATCGGGCACAAGGGGAGGGGTTTTACGTCGATTCTGGATATCACATCGAACCCGGCGATTTTTTCGCAGAATGGTGGCGGGCTGCTTGCTGCCGAGTTCGACCGGGAAAAGACACGTGACGTAATCGAGAAGAAACTGCGTAAGGAGGGCGTCGAGACCGACGGAGAGATTGACAACGTCCCGCTGATGTCGATTCCGTTCCCAAGTGAACCCGGTACTCGCGTGTCGGAACTACTCAAAACGGGATATTCGACGGTGTTTCGACTACCGCTCAAAGACGAGAATCAAGAACGGATCTTCGAGACGATTGAGTCGACGTTCAAGGAGCAGGTCACGCGAGAGACTGTTGCGTTGCTTCCGAAAACGGATCGTGTCGAGTTCGCCGTCGGTAACCGTCAACGTGTCTGGGAGAAGACTCGGCGGGACTGGCGAGGAAAGACTGCAGCATCCGTTATCGGGATCGAACGACGTGGTGATCTTGATCCGGACACTCCTGAAGAGATCTCGGAAGAACTCATCTCATTCGCCCGCGAGTACGATGTTCCGGATCGGTCGTTTGCAGGAATCGACTCGGCTATTCTCGACGATATCGGTAAATTACGGTTGAGTGTCGCGTTCAGACTCGAGGATGACGACAATACATCTCCGCTCATCTCGACAAGTCGTAACATCAATTTGGATGGCGGATCAATGACCAGTCAACGATGGATGAGGAGTCCGCTCAAGTCTTCCTACCATCACGTGAGCGATGTTTTGAACGTCTCCGTCTCGCCCGCTTCGGCGAGACGGTGA
- a CDS encoding DUF7567 family protein → MSLEVLDRHSEALFEFLWCPVCGQEVFTHIPFEGVFCKNCNTQVELQESRETRGYEEAVLACFDSTTTWNLHVDEKLRRDLPDGSARVKILGAPGAYKVDWWSPGPSEDWEPVERGEFDDVEEPEKVSHLA, encoded by the coding sequence ATGAGTCTCGAAGTACTTGACCGACACAGCGAGGCACTGTTCGAGTTCCTCTGGTGTCCCGTCTGCGGGCAGGAGGTCTTCACCCACATCCCGTTCGAGGGGGTGTTCTGCAAGAACTGCAACACCCAGGTCGAACTCCAGGAATCCCGCGAGACACGCGGCTACGAGGAGGCCGTGCTCGCCTGCTTCGATTCTACCACGACCTGGAACCTCCACGTCGACGAGAAGCTACGTCGCGACCTGCCTGATGGGTCGGCCCGCGTGAAGATCCTCGGTGCACCGGGCGCCTACAAGGTCGACTGGTGGAGTCCGGGGCCGAGTGAGGATTGGGAGCCTGTCGAGCGCGGGGAGTTCGACGACGTCGAGGAACCAGAGAAGGTGTCACACCTCGCATAA
- a CDS encoding restriction endonuclease produces the protein MAVLDDLSGFEFEDVMEDVFRNLGYENVRQADRTADEGRDVIMEEVVDSTRRAIIVECKHTGTVGRPVVQKLHSAIATFDFDGPKRGMVVTTGRFTNPAQEYANRLQQNDDPHPIELLDGEDLREIADEIGLDLYNGRIEILCDETLRPYDPAADVDAAVAEAFRDIENIEAADLPEPHSSVSFRPVVAVTADTNAVFETSVGVIHRINDRTRFVAHAERGQPQVVDEDVATLVTENLHATVDLDTEQLGEVFDDVEERRFGQTQTEYKEWAVERLQQHHTTTVTYTGDNNVTYNKTCEPNRSDISVQSIEPVYLPEVRHTTELQKYTYPHEYYAAGPSRVTAEDGIHRCVHCDTSGIDETYTYCPNCGAIACSSHTKTERLEGEPICTGCAVTERFALKTKYFYDEQNLEAFREEYAAMPLHEKAMENKWLAGGSVVATLLVVVGLLVIGGII, from the coding sequence ATGGCTGTACTGGACGATCTTTCGGGGTTCGAGTTCGAGGACGTGATGGAGGACGTGTTCCGCAACCTCGGCTACGAGAACGTCCGCCAGGCCGACCGCACGGCTGACGAGGGTCGCGACGTCATCATGGAGGAGGTCGTCGACAGCACCCGGCGTGCGATCATCGTCGAGTGCAAGCACACGGGGACGGTCGGGCGGCCGGTCGTCCAGAAGCTCCACTCGGCGATCGCGACGTTCGATTTCGACGGCCCCAAACGCGGAATGGTCGTCACGACCGGCCGGTTTACGAACCCTGCTCAGGAGTACGCAAACCGCCTCCAGCAAAACGACGACCCACACCCAATCGAGTTGCTCGACGGCGAGGACCTCCGGGAGATCGCCGACGAGATCGGCCTCGACCTCTACAACGGGCGCATCGAGATTCTCTGCGACGAGACGCTCCGCCCGTACGACCCGGCCGCCGACGTCGACGCGGCCGTCGCGGAGGCATTCCGCGACATCGAGAACATCGAAGCCGCCGACCTTCCAGAACCGCATTCGTCGGTGTCGTTCCGCCCGGTGGTCGCGGTCACCGCGGACACGAACGCTGTCTTCGAGACGTCGGTAGGCGTCATTCACCGGATCAACGACCGGACGCGATTCGTTGCCCACGCCGAGCGCGGGCAGCCGCAGGTCGTCGACGAGGACGTAGCGACGCTGGTCACCGAGAACCTCCACGCGACGGTCGACCTCGACACCGAGCAGCTCGGAGAGGTGTTCGACGACGTCGAGGAGCGCCGGTTCGGGCAGACCCAAACGGAGTACAAGGAGTGGGCCGTCGAGCGCCTCCAGCAGCACCACACGACGACGGTAACCTACACCGGCGACAACAACGTCACGTACAACAAGACTTGCGAGCCGAATCGTTCGGACATCTCCGTGCAGTCGATCGAACCAGTGTACCTCCCCGAGGTTCGACACACCACCGAGCTCCAGAAGTACACCTACCCCCACGAGTATTACGCGGCAGGCCCGTCACGAGTGACCGCCGAGGACGGCATCCATCGGTGCGTTCACTGTGACACGAGTGGCATCGATGAGACGTATACCTACTGTCCGAACTGCGGGGCCATCGCCTGCTCCAGCCACACCAAAACGGAGCGGCTGGAAGGTGAGCCGATCTGTACGGGCTGTGCGGTGACGGAACGGTTCGCGCTGAAGACGAAGTACTTCTACGACGAACAGAATCTCGAGGCATTCCGCGAGGAGTACGCCGCGATGCCGCTTCACGAGAAGGCGATGGAGAACAAGTGGCTGGCCGGGGGGAGCGTTGTCGCGACGCTGCTGGTCGTCGTCGGACTACTCGTCATCGGCGGCATCATCTGA
- a CDS encoding DUF7568 family protein, producing the protein MPRITNWRRESRSPTLAYRNTETGAQAVLHRAPDSYRYKWRGVILVDGYPVWSRGYETKDATPFRDELRERPVPDLSCPECPNNDVRVGEKAADGAKIQRWYDCPDCGYEAPSHIVYGAER; encoded by the coding sequence ATGCCTCGCATCACCAACTGGCGACGCGAGAGCCGCTCGCCGACGCTCGCGTATCGGAACACCGAGACCGGTGCGCAAGCCGTCCTGCATCGAGCGCCGGACTCCTACCGGTACAAGTGGCGCGGGGTGATTCTCGTCGACGGCTACCCGGTGTGGTCGCGGGGGTACGAGACGAAGGACGCGACGCCGTTCCGTGACGAACTCCGGGAGCGGCCGGTCCCGGACCTCAGCTGCCCGGAGTGTCCGAACAACGACGTTCGCGTCGGCGAGAAGGCAGCAGACGGGGCGAAAATCCAGCGATGGTACGACTGCCCCGACTGTGGATACGAAGCCCCCTCACACATCGTCTACGGTGCCGAACGGTGA
- a CDS encoding IS1595 family transposase (programmed frameshift) translates to MDEESAQVFLPSRERCFERLRLARFGETVTCVHCESDNVVKRGTTGKDAQQHWCKECETYFNDLTNTIFGQHRFELEEMFYIIKEMRSEPTAQIARDLGRDYEAVLNFVHKVQDVSGEIDEFELYEVCEADEVYVTAGEKGIEDEDESPRERGLKKKGRGRFESDKPPVLTLVRRSDGRVRFLVCKNLQGTDEDIAEYGDGSVILCTDDYSIYDGIENKEGVDGHLAVTHSDTYVIGDAHTNTCENRHSFLRQWLAKFRGVSKHHLQKYLNFLALKLNSPEDWFEKLLCYNVSG, encoded by the exons ATGGATGAGGAGTCCGCTCAAGTCTTCCTACCATCACGTGAGCGATGTTTTGAACGTCTCCGTCTCGCCCGCTTCGGCGAGACGGTGACGTGTGTCCATTGCGAGAGCGACAACGTTGTGAAGCGAGGGACGACCGGTAAAGACGCCCAACAGCACTGGTGCAAGGAGTGTGAGACGTATTTCAACGACCTCACGAACACGATTTTCGGTCAGCATCGCTTCGAACTCGAAGAGATGTTCTACATCATCAAGGAGATGCGATCTGAGCCGACCGCTCAGATCGCTCGTGACCTTGGCCGAGACTACGAAGCTGTTCTCAACTTTGTCCACAAAGTCCAAGACGTGAGTGGGGAGATCGATGAATTTGAACTGTACGAGGTCTGTGAAGCTGACGAAGTCTACGTGACAGCCGGCGAGAAGGGGATCGAAGACGAAGATGAGAGTCCGCGCGAGCGCGGACTCA AAAAAAAGGGACGAGGACGATTCGAATCAGACAAACCGCCAGTGCTGACACTCGTCCGTCGCTCCGACGGACGAGTTCGGTTTCTCGTCTGCAAGAATCTCCAAGGTACCGACGAAGACATCGCTGAGTATGGCGACGGCAGCGTCATCCTCTGTACTGACGATTACTCGATTTACGATGGTATCGAGAACAAGGAGGGGGTGGACGGCCATCTGGCCGTCACCCACTCCGACACCTATGTCATCGGCGATGCCCACACAAACACCTGCGAGAACCGCCACAGTTTCCTTCGCCAGTGGCTGGCGAAGTTCAGGGGTGTCTCGAAGCATCATCTTCAGAAGTATCTCAACTTCCTTGCACTGAAGCTCAACTCACCCGAAGATTGGTTCGAGAAACTCCTATGTTACAATGTATCGGGATGA
- a CDS encoding DUF6166 domain-containing protein: MASSESVPVASPGQAHRDAVEYVGFRVDGQAVVLNLSEHRRLSLERSLDLVNHSPSGFEWGYSGSGPAQLACALLLDYYDDEQFAREHYIAFRNQVVSQLECDGAAACWHLPGEEIDAAMATLTDDVVALADGGQLSPTLPENWRAVSRPDRRVFQRADCDHYIVLGDGSDEWLVVLCSQGDRAYPAPLAHGTVVEEADVERVIQELAEESNDLIEPPEGEH, encoded by the coding sequence ATGGCTAGTTCGGAATCGGTTCCAGTCGCATCGCCAGGTCAGGCTCACCGAGACGCAGTCGAATACGTCGGCTTCCGCGTCGACGGCCAAGCCGTCGTCCTGAACCTCTCGGAGCATCGGCGACTCTCCCTCGAGCGCAGTCTCGACCTCGTCAACCACAGTCCAAGCGGGTTCGAGTGGGGGTATAGTGGTAGCGGGCCCGCCCAGCTCGCGTGCGCGCTCCTCCTCGACTACTACGACGATGAGCAGTTCGCCCGTGAGCACTACATCGCGTTCCGGAATCAGGTGGTCTCACAGCTGGAGTGCGACGGTGCCGCGGCGTGCTGGCACCTCCCCGGCGAGGAGATCGACGCCGCGATGGCGACCCTTACCGACGACGTCGTCGCCCTCGCCGACGGCGGACAGCTGTCACCGACGCTCCCCGAGAACTGGCGAGCCGTCTCTCGCCCGGACCGGCGGGTCTTCCAGCGCGCTGATTGCGACCACTACATCGTGCTCGGGGATGGAAGCGACGAGTGGCTGGTCGTACTCTGCAGCCAGGGTGACCGGGCATATCCTGCCCCGCTCGCACATGGGACGGTTGTTGAGGAGGCCGACGTGGAACGGGTAATCCAAGAACTCGCCGAAGAGAGCAACGACCTCATCGAACCCCCGGAGGGGGAGCACTGA